Proteins encoded together in one Mycobacterium simiae window:
- a CDS encoding DUF72 domain-containing protein, translating into MTIRIGTSGWSYDHWIDVLYPPRTPSARRLDRYTEVFDTVELNASFYRWPKDSTFAGWRNRLPTGFTMSVKAHRGLTHYRRLSSPEPWIERFERCWQLLGERRGVLLVQVHPELQRDDATLTRLEAFLEQMPKQIRVALELRHPSWDEPVVYQTLERHHAAYVVMSGAGLACIPRATADFVYVRMHGPDSDAIYAGSYSADQLRVWADRLAEWDRQGRDVWMYFNNDLGGHAVRNALLLRDLVG; encoded by the coding sequence TTGACCATCCGCATCGGGACCTCCGGATGGTCCTACGACCACTGGATTGACGTGCTATACCCGCCGCGGACGCCGTCCGCGCGTCGGCTGGACCGCTATACCGAAGTATTCGACACCGTCGAGTTGAATGCCAGTTTCTATCGCTGGCCCAAGGACTCGACGTTTGCCGGATGGCGAAACCGACTCCCGACGGGGTTCACCATGTCGGTCAAGGCGCACCGCGGACTGACGCACTATCGGCGGTTGTCTTCCCCCGAACCGTGGATCGAGCGATTCGAACGATGCTGGCAGCTGTTGGGCGAGCGACGTGGCGTACTGCTGGTGCAGGTCCATCCCGAACTACAGCGCGACGACGCCACGCTGACCCGCCTCGAAGCGTTCCTCGAACAGATGCCGAAGCAGATCCGGGTGGCCCTGGAATTGCGGCACCCGTCCTGGGACGAGCCTGTCGTCTACCAGACATTGGAACGCCACCACGCCGCATACGTGGTGATGAGCGGCGCCGGGCTGGCATGCATACCCCGAGCCACCGCCGACTTTGTGTACGTCCGGATGCACGGACCCGACTCCGACGCGATTTACGCCGGCTCCTATTCGGCCGACCAATTGCGGGTCTGGGCCGACCGCCTCGCCGAATGGGATCGCCAGGGCAGGGACGTGTGGATGTACTTCAACAACGACCTCGGCGGTCACGCGGTCCGCAATGCGTTGCTGCTGCGTGACCTGGTCGGTTAA